The following proteins are encoded in a genomic region of Bacillus mesophilus:
- a CDS encoding bile acid:sodium symporter family protein, with product MINNLASFLSKRLPVLILLVAVGTYFSPLYWVVSAWVPSLLLGTVIYFTGLSIHIHSVKVIGNKKKELVILVLLKWIFTVLLSIGLSQLFFTTHPEIAAGLILAGTVPSATAATVFTFLAGGNASLVVAASLLDVAISPIITPLSMMSLSGQEVNISFWSLMQSFILIVLCPLLFGVATQKLAPRLAGQSKTVTKTGSSLALLLVAHTIVGSGKVAISNEISLLPTVVIATLIQVVLPMITAYFICRKLKMKEEDCRAALFQVSLCNSALAAILAYQFIGDLGVVAPILNMIFNLSIGAYVANYFARNIIKQPYQKAV from the coding sequence ATGATCAACAACCTAGCAAGCTTTTTATCTAAAAGACTACCTGTCCTTATTTTATTGGTAGCAGTTGGTACTTATTTTTCTCCGTTGTATTGGGTCGTCTCTGCATGGGTCCCTAGCTTGCTACTTGGCACAGTGATTTACTTTACAGGTTTATCTATTCATATTCATTCAGTGAAGGTGATTGGCAATAAGAAGAAGGAGCTTGTCATCCTTGTCCTCCTGAAATGGATCTTTACCGTTTTATTATCTATTGGACTCTCACAGTTATTTTTTACTACACATCCTGAGATTGCTGCAGGTTTAATTTTGGCAGGTACTGTTCCAAGTGCAACCGCAGCCACTGTCTTTACTTTTTTAGCTGGCGGGAATGCCTCCCTTGTAGTGGCCGCTTCCCTTTTAGATGTTGCCATTAGTCCTATTATTACCCCTCTTTCGATGATGAGTTTATCAGGTCAAGAGGTAAACATTTCTTTTTGGAGCTTAATGCAATCGTTTATTTTGATTGTTCTGTGCCCATTATTGTTTGGAGTTGCCACTCAGAAGTTAGCTCCTAGATTAGCTGGTCAGTCAAAAACTGTCACAAAAACAGGTTCATCTCTTGCTCTTTTATTGGTTGCCCATACGATTGTAGGTAGTGGAAAAGTCGCCATTTCAAATGAAATATCGCTTTTGCCAACCGTGGTTATTGCAACTTTAATTCAAGTAGTACTTCCGATGATTACTGCTTATTTTATTTGTAGGAAATTAAAAATGAAGGAAGAGGATTGCCGAGCAGCTCTCTTTCAAGTCAGCCTTTGTAATTCGGCACTTGCTGCCATCTTAGCATATCAATTCATTGGTGATTTAGGGGTAGTTGCGCCTATATTAAACATGATTTTTAATTTATCTATCGGAGCCTATGTGGCTAATTACTTTGCGAGAAACATTATCAAACAGCCATACCAAAAGGCAGTTTAA
- a CDS encoding multi antimicrobial extrusion protein MatE yields MSTTKQDNLTMKTLLFFFIPLGISASLVTLSHIIINSTLARTENSEVVIASYAIAISLFGITERLAVILRQTCTTLVRDQESFRRMSIFTSYIILSLLGVSMLIAYTPIGDFVFSTIFGASDDMVKQIKGIYQVLIFVTIFSGLRCLAQGIIIYNRQTKWLTIGMVVRLAAMYGLSLYFIQTGHISGKTGAFVFLVGMMIECMVSVIEARALARKMPTTSTTDKIHSKSEIFRFYSPLMLSSIITVLIGPITNIFLGKTVDIALAIASFTIALSITHLFLSFFSYTHQIVINFYKNHRDKVKRFTMMISLIPFITLSAFCFTDIGRYMMEQYMGVTGRLLDASLDTLKVFLIMAIVFPLVDFFNGVLMIQKQTKVTIISQSANLIMTTIILTLGITFASGWNGVIGALAVSIGLFIELIVVVFIVNRTAIKKNRMKINQSLGL; encoded by the coding sequence ATGAGTACTACCAAACAAGATAACCTCACCATGAAGACATTATTATTCTTCTTTATTCCTCTGGGTATCTCAGCAAGTCTAGTAACCCTTTCTCACATCATTATCAATAGCACATTAGCTCGAACAGAAAATTCGGAGGTCGTCATTGCTAGTTATGCTATTGCAATTAGCCTTTTTGGGATCACCGAACGCCTTGCCGTTATTTTAAGACAAACCTGTACGACATTAGTTCGAGATCAAGAATCTTTCAGGAGGATGTCAATCTTTACGTCTTATATCATCCTTAGCTTACTAGGAGTTTCTATGCTTATTGCGTATACACCGATTGGGGATTTTGTATTCTCAACTATTTTTGGTGCATCTGATGACATGGTGAAACAAATTAAAGGTATATATCAAGTGCTTATATTCGTTACGATTTTCTCGGGACTACGTTGTTTAGCACAGGGGATTATTATTTATAATCGCCAAACCAAATGGCTTACAATTGGAATGGTTGTTCGATTAGCTGCCATGTATGGTCTATCACTCTACTTTATTCAAACAGGACACATCTCTGGTAAGACTGGTGCATTTGTATTTCTAGTTGGAATGATGATAGAGTGTATGGTTAGTGTGATCGAGGCACGTGCATTAGCTCGGAAAATGCCAACGACTAGTACCACTGATAAGATTCATTCAAAGTCTGAAATCTTCCGGTTCTATAGCCCTTTAATGCTATCATCAATTATTACTGTTTTAATTGGGCCTATTACCAATATCTTTTTAGGAAAGACCGTGGATATAGCTTTAGCAATTGCAAGCTTTACGATTGCCTTAAGTATTACTCATTTGTTTTTAAGCTTTTTTTCTTATACACATCAGATTGTGATAAATTTTTATAAGAATCATCGAGATAAGGTGAAGAGGTTCACGATGATGATCAGCTTAATTCCTTTTATCACGCTTAGTGCATTTTGTTTTACAGATATAGGTAGATACATGATGGAGCAATATATGGGGGTAACAGGTAGGTTACTAGATGCAAGTCTTGATACACTAAAAGTCTTTCTCATTATGGCGATTGTGTTTCCATTGGTAGACTTTTTTAATGGAGTCCTGATGATCCAAAAGCAAACAAAAGTAACGATTATCTCTCAATCTGCAAATCTGATTATGACTACAATTATCCTTACATTAGGAATTACGTTTGCTTCTGGATGGAATGGTGTTATTGGAGCATTAGCCGTTTCAATTGGTTTGTTCATTGAACTTATAGTAGTAGTTTTCATAGTAAATAGAACAGCAATTAAAAAGAACAGAATGAAAATCAATCAATCCCTTGGTTTATAA
- a CDS encoding enoyl-CoA hydratase/isomerase family protein, with protein MENNNHIVLEKREDGIAVLTLNRPESLNSFSHNMISSWYHALQDFKSDDEMKVLVLTATGKAFSAGGDIKALSKGEGFIGEPEVDLWSDAVKRKSALWDNIQKIPLLLEEIDKPVIACINGDAIGAGLDMALMCDLRFCADTARLGEGYIHLGLVPGDGGSYFLPKIVGESKALELLWTGKRVSANDAKQIGMVDYVYPADEVFEKTVQFAKTLCSKPQNALRMIKRLVKNHDKISLRTHLDMVSSHMAVVTDTHEYVTLLEAMKSKSKK; from the coding sequence ATGGAAAATAACAATCATATAGTGTTAGAAAAAAGGGAAGATGGGATTGCTGTTTTAACGTTAAATAGACCTGAATCCTTAAATTCTTTTAGCCATAATATGATTTCAAGCTGGTATCATGCCTTGCAGGATTTTAAAAGCGATGATGAAATGAAGGTCTTAGTTTTAACAGCTACTGGGAAGGCTTTTTCAGCTGGTGGTGATATTAAAGCGTTATCAAAGGGTGAGGGATTTATCGGAGAGCCTGAAGTTGATTTATGGAGTGATGCGGTAAAGAGAAAGTCAGCCCTTTGGGATAATATTCAAAAAATCCCCTTATTATTAGAAGAGATTGACAAGCCAGTTATTGCGTGTATAAATGGAGATGCAATTGGAGCTGGACTTGATATGGCTCTAATGTGTGACCTGCGTTTTTGTGCAGATACAGCAAGACTTGGTGAAGGCTACATCCACTTGGGATTGGTTCCTGGAGATGGCGGGAGCTACTTTCTGCCCAAAATAGTCGGTGAGTCAAAGGCGTTAGAACTACTCTGGACTGGTAAGAGAGTAAGTGCAAATGACGCAAAACAAATTGGGATGGTAGATTATGTGTATCCAGCGGATGAAGTGTTCGAAAAGACAGTACAATTTGCTAAAACTTTATGCTCTAAGCCACAGAATGCACTCCGAATGATTAAGAGACTAGTGAAAAATCACGATAAAATTAGCTTAAGAACACACCTTGATATGGTTTCTTCTCATATGGCAGTCGTTACTGATACACACGAATATGTAACTCTTCTAGAGGCAATGAAATCAAAGAGTAAAAAATAA
- a CDS encoding CaiB/BaiF CoA transferase family protein, whose translation MNQPLEDIKVLDLSRVYAGPGGSMILGDLGADVIRVESPSGTDSMRDWVPFVEGESTYYMSANRNKRSITLNLKHETGKQLFKKMVKDADVVLENFKTGTLQRMGIGYKDLKKVNPMIIMCSVTGYGQTGPFSNEPGFDPVIQAIGGMMDVTGFPEGDPTRVGVPVVDIMTSQYVAISILSAIRLRDHTGKGQHIDLSLLDVQLSSLANAGSSYLNKGAIANRIGNGHSYIVPYQVFQCSDRPLMICAGNDGLYKKLCYALDHPEWAEDEKFKTNNDRIQHREELTNYIQEVILQKTADYWFTLLSEGGVPSGPVNNIEQVFEHEQVKARETVEEIKHPTVGTVKLVKSPLRFSDLNIKTEKYPPLLGEHTAAYLQEELGYSSDEIARLIEEGVI comes from the coding sequence ATGAACCAACCTCTAGAGGACATAAAGGTATTAGATTTATCAAGAGTGTATGCTGGCCCTGGAGGCTCAATGATTCTTGGTGACCTAGGAGCGGACGTTATTAGAGTAGAGTCTCCTTCCGGTACCGATAGCATGAGAGATTGGGTTCCTTTTGTTGAGGGTGAAAGTACATATTATATGAGTGCGAATCGAAATAAACGTTCAATTACCTTAAATTTAAAGCATGAAACAGGAAAGCAGCTCTTTAAGAAAATGGTAAAGGATGCAGATGTTGTACTTGAAAACTTTAAAACAGGAACCTTACAGCGGATGGGGATTGGATATAAAGATTTAAAGAAGGTAAATCCTATGATCATTATGTGTTCAGTTACTGGATATGGACAAACTGGTCCTTTTAGTAATGAACCGGGATTCGATCCTGTTATTCAAGCAATAGGTGGCATGATGGACGTGACTGGGTTTCCTGAAGGTGACCCAACGAGGGTGGGAGTACCAGTAGTCGATATCATGACATCTCAGTATGTAGCCATTAGTATATTGTCTGCAATTAGGTTACGTGATCATACTGGTAAGGGCCAGCATATCGATCTTTCCTTACTGGATGTTCAACTAAGCTCACTAGCTAATGCAGGAAGTAGTTATCTAAATAAAGGTGCAATTGCCAATAGAATTGGAAATGGACACAGCTATATTGTTCCATATCAGGTGTTTCAATGTAGTGATCGTCCGTTAATGATTTGTGCTGGAAATGATGGCCTATATAAAAAACTATGTTATGCGTTAGACCACCCAGAATGGGCAGAAGATGAAAAGTTTAAGACCAACAACGATAGAATTCAACACCGTGAAGAGCTTACTAATTATATTCAAGAAGTGATTCTACAAAAAACTGCAGATTATTGGTTTACCTTATTATCAGAAGGGGGTGTTCCTTCGGGTCCGGTCAATAATATTGAACAAGTTTTTGAACATGAACAGGTAAAGGCTAGGGAAACGGTAGAGGAAATTAAACACCCTACAGTTGGCACAGTGAAGCTTGTTAAAAGTCCACTTCGATTTTCGGATCTAAATATCAAAACCGAAAAATACCCACCGTTATTAGGAGAGCATACAGCTGCTTATCTCCAAGAGGAACTGGGATACAGTAGTGATGAAATTGCTAGATTAATAGAAGAGGGAGTCATATAG